Genomic window (Thermanaeromonas sp. C210):
GGCGGCTACGACTGCGGAATCGAGGCCCCCGCTTAGCCCCAGTACTACACCTTGACAGCCGCTTTCATGCACTTTCTCCTGGATCCAGGAAACCAACCTGCCGGCTAATTCTTCCACACCCATCACCCTATCGCACAAAAATAAGAAAAGGCCGGCGTCCCTAAAAGTGTCAAAGAGTACCGCGGCCTCGTTGCCTGTTCTTATTATACCGCTCCGCCGCCCCAAGTCAAGGTTTGGGTGGCTCCCACACCATCCGTAGAGCCGGTGGTTTGATTTTAGGAAATACGGGCCCGCGCAGCAATTACCGGAATAAATCCTCGCGGCCGCCCGGTTTGGCGGTTCGGGGCTTAAAACAGGGATTCTAGGGCCAAGGGCCGTATTTACGTGCACAAAATACTTTGACGACATACCAGGACTTTTTAGGGACGGCGTCGAATACTTGTCTTACTGCTTTAAGCAGAGTTCGAAGCGCCGGCCCTTGTTGTTTCTTTAGAGGACGCCGGAGGGTTGAAGAGGTATTTAATCGAGGTGAAGAAAATGGCGTTAAAGCTAAGGGGAGAAAGCAGCCAGTATCGTTTACCGCCCACGGTAGAGGTTGTGAGGGGTAATATTATCAAATATGGCAATCCCCTCGGTCTTTCTGGTAAAGAAATTGCCGGTTGGGCCAGCGACTTAAACCTGCCCCGAGAAGGGGAAGTGCTTTTATACACCGGCGGGGAATATCAATTGGTTCCCTATATCGACGGCCTGGTCGACATGCTCACCAAGGTGGACCAAGGCAGTGTGGGTTTCTCCCTGATGATGGGTTTCCGCAACCTAGTGGACAGGGTGGGGGTTAACCCGGAAAAGATCGTTGCCGGTGTGCTTTCAGGACAGAGGGAGCGCTACCGGAACGTGAGCCGACAAGCCGCGGCGGTCCTGCAAAGGATGGGTCTACAAATATGTTACCTGGGCGAAGAAGAGCTTTACAGCGGCGCCTTGCTCTATGAGTATGGCTTCATGGATGACTTACGCCGCCACGCCCGCAAGCTGGCCGGGTTAATTAAAGGGACCGGGGCCAGGACCATCATCTGCTTGTCACCCCATTCGGCCGAAGTTTTTAAGCTCATTTATCCCCGCATAATCGAGGATTTCCATTACGAGGTAAAAACCTTCACCGAAGCCCTTTGGGATTTGTGTAACAGCGCCCCCGGGCGGCTGGTCGCGTCCTTTAATGGAAGGGTCACGGTACACGATTCCTGCCGGATGGCCAGGGAACTGGGTATCACAGAAGAGATCAGGGAAATTTTTAAGAGGATAAAGGGAGTTTCCTTGATAGAGCCGGAGTTCAACCGGCGATGGACCACCTGTTGCGGCGGGCCGGGTAAGGTGCTGTTTCCCGAACTGGCCGGAAAGATAGCTGCGCGCCGGCTCGATGAACTTATGAGTACCGAAGCCGATGTAGTGGTCACCTTCTGCCCTTATTGCCTGGCTGCCCTAGACAAAGCCCGGCGGGAGGGACAAAGAAGCATAGAGATTCAGGATATCATCGAGTTTATGTACAGGGGGATGGCCGAGTGAGGAGTCTTGCACGCGCCTTTCAAAAGTATACGACGGAGCTTAATAGGGCTTCCAACGATCCCAATATCCAGCTGGCCCTGGCCAGGGCCGTCAAATCTTACCGGGAGAACACGGCAGCCGCCCTCAAACGTTTTCCCCATACTGTCGGGCTGGCAGAGGAAGTACGCGCCATCAAGCAATCGGCCGTTGAACGCATGGATGACCTGGTGGCCCGGGCCAGGGAAGCTATTGAGGCCAACCATGGACGTGCCTATCTGGCCAGGTCGGCCGAAGAAGCTTTAAACTTGGTGGCTGACATCATTGGTACGGGCAAGATAGTAGTAAAGGGCAAGAGTATTTTGGGGGAAGAACTGGAAATAAGGGAGTACCTCCTCGAAAAAGGCAACGAGGTCTGGGAAACAGATCTAGGGGAGTTTTTGTTGCAGTTGCGCCATGAAAGGCCTATGCATATTGTTTCTCCTTCAATCCATGTGCCGCGGGAGCAGGTTGCGGAGGTGTTCACCGAGTTCTTCGGCCGGGAAATCCCCCCGGATATTGCTGCCGAAGTGGGGGCCGTTAGGGAATTTATGAGGGAAAAGTATTTTAAGGCCCATTTCGGCCTTAGCGGTGCCAACGTGGTGGCCGCCGACTGCGGGGCCCTGGTCATTATCGAAAATGAAGGCAACGCCCGTTTATGCACTGCCGTGCCCCCGGTGCATATAGCCCTGGTGGGTATCGAAAAAGTGGTGCCCACTTTTCAGGATGCCATGAAGGTGGCGGAAGTCACCTGGCGTTATGCTAACTACCCCGTTCCCGGTTACGTAAATATAATCAGCGGGCCCAGCAAGACGGGAGATATCGAAAAAGTAACTACTTATGGTGCTCACGGGCCCAGGGAGCTGCACGTTATTTTTGTGGATAACGGTCGGAGTGAAATGGCCGCCGATCCCTTGTTTAAACATGGACTGTACTGCTTAAGGTGCGGGGGTTGTATGTACGAATGCCCGGTATTCCAACTCACCGCCGGGTATTTCGGTTATCGTTATCTGGGGGGAATAGGGGCTATATGGACGGCTTTTGTGGCCGGAGGTCTGGAGAACGCGGCGCCCCTGATTTACACTTGTCTCCGCTGCGGCCGTTGCGTGGAACGTTGCCCGGTAAGCATTGACGTCCCTTCAATGATCGCCGAATTGCGCCGGCGGATAGCCGCCCTTGCTTACTAGGAGGGCTAAGGAAGGTGGTCGGAATTGGCGAAGTGTTTGACGGGGGACCAGTACGCGGTTTGCTGGGTAAAGCCCGCGGAACTTCCGGCAGGAGCTCCTGGAGGGGAATCCGCGACTGGTTCACCAGGGCTGCCCCGGTCGCGGCCGAACAAACATAACCAACCGTCAAGCTCCTAACCTTTCAAGGCGAGCCGGCCCTTGTGGGTAGCTGGGGTTTATGCCGGGGTTTCTCTAAGCCTTTAGTACCCCGGCTTTTTCGTGACCGCCAGGTAAATAGCTGAAATAAGGGAGGAAGCAAAAAAGAGAATCGTTAGGAGGACTCCAAAAATACTGCGCACGGCAACGCCATCCATTTATCTTTCTACCTCCGTTTCAACCTGTATCTGCGGAGTCAGTTTATGGACTTCTCCTACTGAAGTGGTCACTGCAAAGAAGGACATAACGAAAAGCAGAAACACAATTACCGGTATGAGGGTGGCTATAATCTTGTCTCTGAGCCTCCAGGCGGGCGAAATCCAGGCCAGGATAATCCCCACGGGCCAGAACAAGACGGTCAGCGCAAGGATCAGCCAGGTGGGAGGGTACGAACCCTGCGGCCTGGCCTCAAGGCCGGCCTTGGCCAGATAGTCTTGGGCGATTTCCTGGGGATCGCTGGAGTTCGCCCGGCCTGGTGCCTTTGTATATTTCGACCCTCCCTATTACCCCTTATCCGAGACGGCCAATTTTACGGGCTACACTCCGGACGCTTTCGGGCCGGAGGACCAGAAGAGACTGGCGGCCGTATTTAGAGAACTAGATAGAAGTGGCTGTTTGGTAATGCTCAGCAATTCAGATACACCCTTCATACGTGAGCTCTATTCGGCATGCGATATCCGGGTGGTCTGCGCCAGGCGGGCCATAAACTGCAGGCCCGACCGGAGGGGGCCGGTAACGGAATTAGTTATTAGAAATTATGAGTGACCTCTGCTGGTGTTGGTCCCGGGAAAAGATCCTCTTTTTGGGGGATGTCGTCATGCCCGGAAATAGACAAGATCGCCCCCGCATAGGGTACGGGTGAAAACAGTATGACTGCCAGGCTAGCGATTCCTAAATTCTTGGCTTGCCGGAGTTCGTGCACGAAACTCCTCTCCTTGGGACCCAGACCGTCCTCTTCATTGTGCGTCCGTGTGGGCGTTAACTAGAAGGGGTTCGTGTACCTTGCGACGGCGCGTCCGGCACAGTGACCGGCATGGTCAAAAAGGCAATGACCGTGAAAATGGCACCGATAATTATGATGACTGCGCCGAGGCCGAAGATTATGCTGAGCACCGCCCCCCAGAACAGGGCATGCCCGGCCCAGGTAAACCACTTGTGCTGCAGGCGCGCACCCGCTCCTTTCAGGGAGCAGGACTGGAAGTAGGCGGCTATGACCCTTGTCGGGCTTTATACTATGTGGCTATTAG
Coding sequences:
- a CDS encoding DNA adenine methylase, with product MEFARPGAFVYFDPPYYPLSETANFTGYTPDAFGPEDQKRLAAVFRELDRSGCLVMLSNSDTPFIRELYSACDIRVVCARRAINCRPDRRGPVTELVIRNYE
- a CDS encoding (Fe-S)-binding protein, translated to MKRYLIEVKKMALKLRGESSQYRLPPTVEVVRGNIIKYGNPLGLSGKEIAGWASDLNLPREGEVLLYTGGEYQLVPYIDGLVDMLTKVDQGSVGFSLMMGFRNLVDRVGVNPEKIVAGVLSGQRERYRNVSRQAAAVLQRMGLQICYLGEEELYSGALLYEYGFMDDLRRHARKLAGLIKGTGARTIICLSPHSAEVFKLIYPRIIEDFHYEVKTFTEALWDLCNSAPGRLVASFNGRVTVHDSCRMARELGITEEIREIFKRIKGVSLIEPEFNRRWTTCCGGPGKVLFPELAGKIAARRLDELMSTEADVVVTFCPYCLAALDKARREGQRSIEIQDIIEFMYRGMAE
- a CDS encoding LUD domain-containing protein, which translates into the protein MRSLARAFQKYTTELNRASNDPNIQLALARAVKSYRENTAAALKRFPHTVGLAEEVRAIKQSAVERMDDLVARAREAIEANHGRAYLARSAEEALNLVADIIGTGKIVVKGKSILGEELEIREYLLEKGNEVWETDLGEFLLQLRHERPMHIVSPSIHVPREQVAEVFTEFFGREIPPDIAAEVGAVREFMREKYFKAHFGLSGANVVAADCGALVIIENEGNARLCTAVPPVHIALVGIEKVVPTFQDAMKVAEVTWRYANYPVPGYVNIISGPSKTGDIEKVTTYGAHGPRELHVIFVDNGRSEMAADPLFKHGLYCLRCGGCMYECPVFQLTAGYFGYRYLGGIGAIWTAFVAGGLENAAPLIYTCLRCGRCVERCPVSIDVPSMIAELRRRIAALAY
- a CDS encoding DUF996 domain-containing protein, whose protein sequence is MAAYFQSCSLKGAGARLQHKWFTWAGHALFWGAVLSIIFGLGAVIIIIGAIFTVIAFLTMPVTVPDAPSQGTRTPSS